In Sphaeramia orbicularis chromosome 5, fSphaOr1.1, whole genome shotgun sequence, the genomic stretch ACCAGATGTTTTGTATTGCATTTTTGTTACCCCTGGCACAATGTTTgtctagcacaaaaaaaaaaagatactgagACAACAGACTGCACTTCCGGAGTCAGTTTATGGCTGTCTACCATCTACAAAAGTGTGATGGTTTTGAAAGCATTTGACTAAACACTAGGCCAATAACATGGAAGGTCAGTTGTTACACCACTGGTTGGTTTTACTTTTCACTTATGCATGTGTtatcttttttttacagtgaggggTATATTGATCTTTACAGGtggtatgttaaaatgagaaTCTAAACATTTTGCAATGTCCTTGTCAGTAAAATATTAAGTTAATATCTGATCATCACTAATTGCTGACATACAAATACAACATGATCGCTTCACATTTCCATTTGATGAGACTCAAATTAAAGAAGTGATGAGAGCACCACAACTCAGCTTTAAGGTCACCTGCAGCGACAGGAAGGTTTAGAGCTGTCAAAATCACACAGGAAGTCGGTTGAGTAACACAGGAAATACACATGCTTTCATTAAAACTGGAGGCAGAACTGTTCCACATCTGACTTTGCAGCTGTGTGGATTAAATCTGTTGTTTCTGTGACAGTGTGAACATCACAGATTGCACAGTATCTGATCTTTACATTTCTTACACATCGTAAATCAGATGCCGATCTGACTTGTGTTAATGTTCCCACAGTCTGAAGAGTCATATCAGTAATTCATACAACTTTGACAtcactttagatcaggggtgtcaaactcattttagttcaggggccacatacagcccagtttgagTGGACCAAGAACAGTAAActaatagcataacaacctataaataactccaaaaagttctttgttttagtataaaaatgtataagtgcaattgtaacaatattatgcctcagcaacttgtagatcacagttgatctacaaatgcacaacatatttagtaacaggcatattaTCACttaaattccacttaattttgtTTTGAAATTTCTGATTGTTTATGGTTGtttaaattattcattttttgtgaaCTAATACCTTgcaattgtaaacattttcatcatctaGTTATCCCgaaccctgaaggggaggcaaggggaatagtttttggttcggtttgtttgtttgttaacactctagcagcaaaactattggttgaattcataccaaattgggtttatagattgccagtgacccagaatagatctgattacattttgggaaaagtaggtcaaagttaaaactttttatgaatttttaaaatctttcctcTTCTCCCATctacatataatgggcaaaatttcaaatgtctataaaaagatcaattttgcttcaatttacttcaaacttggcacatgcatagaagcaattgatatgctgacatcagcacatgcatacacGTGATGACATCAACtaaattgatgccaaaataagctacaatacatgcgaggggcggggtttgttgcgccTTGAACCActtgtttaactttttttactttccacacaaaaaaagacaaaaatttggtgtttattttatttacagattattggATAGGACCGTATGTCAcaccttaactaaaatgagtttgacacccttgactgttagtatcttcagtgtaatttttttcactttgcaaattaatcctgtgggctggattggaccctttggtgggctggttttggtccacagtccacgtttgacacctctgctctagatTTACATTAGTCTCCTCAGCAGGTATTACAGCATCACTCTGCTCACAAATGTGCAGGCTTCAACTTCACATTAACTCATAAATTCAACTGTAAACATTACTTCAGtgtcatgtgacattcacagtggAATCTCACACTCAAAGACGTGATGTGAACAAAATAACTGTGCACTAAAGCTTTCAGACTGAATTAAGCCTCAAGTGTCTTAAAATAATGTTACCAAATGCTGCACAGTCACTGAATGGAAACACAGGCGAAAACATACTCTTGCAGTTGTTTCAAACAGCATTTATTCTTGTGTGAGAAAATATTGTCTCAGGTAGATTATAGGTCTTGTTGTACAATTCAAATAACAAGACCAAAAATCTCCTGTTCCAcccaagaacaaaaaaaaaccaaaccaaacactcTAGCATGTGAGTTTGGTCACGTCTGTCTACAGAGCTCAGGGGTTGTGCCGTCTCGCCTCTAGAGAATATGATCTGACATGTTGGTGTATACCATCACTATTACAAAGATCTACTTAGCATCTTACATAaatcttttcaatattttaccttTTAAATAACACTCTCAACTGCCACAAATTATAAATTAAAATCTAAATTTGATTTTTGCATTCCTTAAATTACTTCATGTAAGCCAATATAAACagacatttacatatttacaaaacTATACACATGCACCTTTACTACACTTaagtgtatacatatatgtatatactgtacaAACACGTTTCTGCCACACATATGGCTCCAGGACTCACcacctgtttttcttttcttttttttaaatgttaaacaGACCGATTGTGCTTCTCAAGTCATTTCATCCAAGCTCTTCAGTGAAAGACTGCAGTAGACATAGTCACAAAAATAAGTAATTAGCGTTTCCTCTAGTGGCTTCACATCTTACTAACCAAGTAGCTGCACCGGATACTCTCAATAACATTCTAGTATCATAATACAGTTTCACAATATGGAAAAAGAAGTAAAGACCTCTGATGTCCCACCCACAACAAGTCATAACTGGACTCAAAGATAAGGTTTTTCATTTgtatttatcagtatttttttttttttttttactaattttatcACTGTATACACTACTTTTCCTGCTGATGAACTGATCTAAGAAGATGTTTTGAGTATATTTGATATCATTGTTAAAGTTAAACACAGAAGCACACTGAGGTCAGCTTTGAATTTAGTGTcaatttgttgcatttttatgaATAATTCTCTAATTATAACAATACCaatgaaagaaaataaactaaataaaaggtTCATAGTATCTAAAGAGAAGGAGAATCTTAAAGATAGTATTTTCTGTTGACTTCCATGCCTTTTGTATCAGAAAATAACTGTTAACCAAACATTCGAGTCCAGATACGACATGAGCTTGAGTGGGACTTTTACACTCCATTAAACACAGTGACATTTCAATGGCAAATACaatctaaatatgtttagaatcAAGACAATCCCTTTGACATTTAAATATTTACAGTTTTCTGACTTAAATCTCGACTCGCTTTGGCCTAAAATAAAATCTTTATATGAACACATAGCAACAGTGGTTGTGtaaaacatttgttttttaaaaatgacatgaCTAAATGAACAAATTCATCTATGACAATGTCTTCAAGCACTTTTTCCCTTCCTTTAAAAACCTTTTAAAATCAGAGCATCGATTTTCTGCAGGAAACCTTCACATCCCAGTTGGAAATATAATTCTACATTTTACCACTTTATTAAGAGTGTTGATAACCTGGCAGCCTTAAAAATGATCAAGTcttaaaaaaatcatataaaattggAGGGATTGAAGTTGAGATTTCCTCTCACGTGGTTTAAATGTACAATGGCCCGGTCGTAGGCGGTGTGCACAGACTTGCGAACACTTGGTTTCTTGCCTTCCATTAAGCGCAGTTTGTCTACAGTATCATCCATCCCCAGAGGCAGCAGTTTGTTCTGCGGGAGCCACTGCCTGAAAATCAAGAACGACAGTTGTGACCAAAAAAGTGACAGCAGTGACGACCCATCATGATTTAAACTTCAGCATGAGGCTCATCCTGTCTGTCTCAATCTTACCAAGTTCTCTTGGTGTCAAAGAACAGGACCAAGAACAGCTTTTCACCAGTTTCCGTTCGTCTCCACTCGCCCAGTTTGAGCACCTCCCCAGGAGGCACTGGAATGGGGATGCCATTGTGAAGAAGTCCTTCTTGGGGCATGTCTGGGTCAACAATCTGCAACAAAACTCCATGTCAGTCCACATTATTGGCTTCAATCAGACACACAAAGGCTCTTTTCTTGATGTCATCTCTCAGACTCAACAGTACAGTATGGACACCATAAACTGCAGGACCATATTCATTCTCACCATTGCTGGGTATGATGGGTATCCTCTACATTTGGCCCAGACAAGGTCCAGAGGTGTAAGCTCCCTCTCACTATCTAAAGACAGAAGTGTAGACTTTCCTGTGaacaggacattccatataacaAATACATAGTTTGTATTTGTTACAGCTAATGAGGCCAAATAGAATTTCTGCCCTGTACTGTCATGAATGTCATATAAATGACATTCACAATGACACGGCGCAAAGaatttggttggttttttttgtttgtttttttgtcttgttgtaaTACATACCAGACCCAGCAATATCTCCGTTCTCACTGTTGGGAACTTTGGCCAGTGCAGGTTTACCCCGACTACGTTTGGGTGGAGGGACGCTGTCGCTGTAAACACAAAATTCATGTTAACATTTtgatacaattttaaaaaaaataattcagggcCCATGGGACCCTATttctcaggggaaaaaaaagtattaatcAATAGCAAGAGACAAGAGACAGGGGCGGTCGTTATAGCACTCCGTAACAACTTGTCAAGTGGGAGGGGGGGGTCATGTAATAGTGCTTCGCAACTAAGTGTCGAGTGGGGGGGGGACAAGAGATTTCTAATGTTGTTCCTGGtttctgctggagccatcctctcagcttgtgggttactgcccctagtgccccgataatataatataatataatataatataatataatataatataatataatatatcagTAAAGATAATAGGAAAAAAAGAGAATTCCTAAAGCCAAATCTACATAACTAGATCTAGATAAAATCTGAAAAGATAAAGACAGTACAGAGCGACCTGACCTGCTTCAAATTAATTAGGCATCACACACCAATCAAAGCAGCACAGTTGTACATGCATACAATGATTTTTTCACGTATGTCTTATTGTGTCACAGTGGGGAGCCAAGCCTTATTGACTGTGGTTGAACCTGTCGCTTCTCTGTATGACCAAGCCCTAATAATAATGGCTAAAAAACCCAGGAGATGGCACCACTGTCACACACTGAAGCAGTATCATCTGCTCAGTTCTGATAATTTTATAAAATTGTCAAACCTGAAACTGGTTTTTACATGTTTACAAAACTTAGCACCAGAGATTTCATGCAAAATTTTCATAAGGTAAAATAATGGCAGGAACACCAAAGGTGCAGCCAGTGGTAATTGTAAAATTGTACATCAAGAGACCTCCATGGGGCAGTCAATGTTCTCTATAAAAGACGAAGACCGGGGGATGGGGTGGGGCACACAGAAATTCCCCATttacataacatgctgcttgatattgatacatATACAGGCTAACATTCCCCTATTTCAGATTCAACACCCCcctctaactttttttttcaaacaccccattgagaaacactctTTAAAACCCCTCCGCTGCCTTCCACATCCCATGGACGAAGGCAGCGGAAtggggtcaaattgaccccaAGGAATACAAAGGGTTTTAAAATGGACAAACATCATATCTGTAGATGGTGGGATGAATCGAAGTCGATGAAATATTATGCATCTCTTCCCACTGATTGGTGTTAGTATTTTTCTAAAGTTAGGTCACATGGTGGACAGCGAACCGGGCTCTAAGTCGTTCCATACTCACTTCAGTTTTTGGTCATCATCAGTGTCTGTGGCGGTGTGCTTTCCATTTGTCAGACCTATCGAAGAAACAAGGAATTGTGACGAGGTGTGGATCATTACAGTATCTGACATAAACTGATCTATCTTGTCCTTACCTTCTTCATCGAGTGGGGGAGGGAGTTTGTCTGATTCACTTTCTGAACTGTGGCCTCTAGACCTGAGGTGGTGTGAAGGAGAGGGTGGTGTAGGGGGGGCATTTGGGATAGGAGGTAAGGTGGTGATGTTGGTCACACTGGGGGAATTTGGACTGGCTGGGGTGCTATCCAAACCGTTTGTCTTCCCCTCGGACTCTTTTCCATTTTGTTGTGGCGTTGACTTATTTTTTGCCATTCGTGCcccgttttttgcttttttgaacAGAACGGATGTGCGACGGCCAACTCCGACTAAAGGCAGCGAAGGGGGTGTTCCGAGTGGTGTAGCCTCATGGACGGCGTCTGGTTGCGAAGATGGAGTCTCGCCAACTTCAGCCTCGTCTTCAACATGGCTTCTGCTTCCGCTGCGGGATGATCTCTGCCGTTTGTAGGAGCGCCCAGGTGACCTTCGGCCTCCAGTTACAATGCCCAAGACCGGAGGTTCGAGAGGAGCGTCTCCAGGCAGTGGCGACGACACTGGACAGGTGAGTTCTAGCACAGGTGGAGAGTCATCTGGAATGAAGAGAATTTGTATTTCAAATCCATAAATCAGAATAATAATTCATTTATAAAGAGTGGAATTACTGCCAAAGTTGACAGCGTTGACAAAGACCCAAATGGCATTCGAAAAAAGTAATGTTGTACAACGTGTTTAGAAAAATCTCTTTACCTGCCCCAGAGTTGGAGACAGCTGTCAAAGGTCCATTATCCTCAAcactcttcttctcctttttcttttctttctcctcctctttctcctcctcttcctcttcttcttggtCCTTTGCTTCATCTTCCTTATCATCGCCATTTACAGGCTGAGTGTTTTGTTGCTGTTGGCTCATCTTCTGTCTGAGAGTGTTGATCTCTCGCCGGAGTAACCTAATACGTTTGGTTCGGCCACCACTGGTACGCATAGATGTTACCATATCCAGTTTATCCAGTAGGGCCTTGAGCTGCTCCTCTGTTGTCAAGTGTAGTCTGTTCTCTGGGTCCAGCAGGGTGTCGACtggaataataacaataataaacttaTCTTGTATTGTCCATTTTAACAGCCGGTAATTGCTGATATTAAATATTATGCTGCAGTTGTCTGGACAGGAGGAAATGTGGTTGTAGATTGGGGGTGTCAAATGCAAGAGCCTAATTCAATCTTAAatgggtctgaccagtaaaattatagcataataacctatagatgatGTCAAATTCACACTTTTctctatgagtaaaaaaaaaaagcaaaaatcacgttatgaaaatgtttacaccatctacaaactatcatttcaaaaatgtgaattactacctgaaatttcttaagaaatatcagtgcaattttaacattatgcctcagctcatcattgacacatgtgcattacaacttaaagatcacagtggatctacaaagggacaaaatattttataacaggcataatattgctaaatttGGACTTAttgttcttaagacatttcaagttgtacatggttgtttaagttatttactttttatgtgaaatgaaaatatattcatgcaattttacttttttacactaaaacaaagaatttgggttattacgctattattttactggtccagcccacttgagattgaaatggtctgtatgtggcccctgaacaaaaacgaactcaacatccttgattgttaatatcctcagtgtaatttttgcatttgacaaagtcattccatgggccagattggaccctttagtgggcggGTTATGGCCCATggggcatgtttgacacccctgttgtgaacagaattgtattttgtttttactctGGCAATGTTTCTGATGAACAAATATCTTGAAACTAGCGAaatgacccgtggggatccacgggttctagatgtggtagattTTTACGCAgctgtgtattcgtgcatgctgtaccacatttgtccatcagtcaccgccaaagtgttctgggcatagcaacatgactgtaaggctattgtattccaaaattattaatatctcccaaagtattggtcctatcaacttgccattttcactggtCTCtaccttgaccaaaaatacataagtatgccaaacggcagcagtcagctctttctggattttttgTGATtaccgagacacacacacatgcacgcatacAGAGGCCACTTGGGTTTTACAATATAGATAATGTGCTGATTGAAGTTGAGGCACTGATTGAAACACATTTTCCAAATAATTAATAGTAAAGATAAATGAGACAATAAATAGAAGACAATAGATGAGGGATTCAGGGTATGCGGATGAAGAAATTGCTTATTTGAACTTTTTATGAACACTTACCATCGTCCCATGTACAGTGGTAGAAACCATGTTTGTTGGGAGACTCTGGTAGATGCATGCCGGTGCTGGGGTCCAGCCCGATGCTCTGAGACTGTCTGTGGGCATGTCGAAGAACAGCTCCGCCCACCTCCCGCAGTTGTAAGGCTGTTCTGTGAAACATGGTGTCCTTTGAGTTGTACTTCAGGCAGTTGGAGATCATCAACTCAAAGTCAGTCTCTAGGTCTGTGATGGAGCAGTAGGCATGTCCCTCCAGTTTGGAACGCATGGTGGAGAAGTCCATGGGTTGTGAGATGAACTCCAAATAATCTGGAACCTtgggtaataaaataaaaaaaacctcttaGCTCTCATAGTAAACCTAAAatgaaatgttgctaaattaaaaatgtgtttcagcagaTTACGTACACCGACCTCAGACAGATTAACAGGCTGAGAAAAGATTTTGGCGGTGTCCTTCTCTTGTAGTTGGTCCAAGGTGGATCGGAGGAGCACCAACGCAGGGGTCAACTTGAGTTCAAGAGCAGCCTGCTGAATTTTCATCTGAACAACGGTGACGTAAACACAGAACGGTGATGTAAGCACACAAGGGAGAGTGGGGGAAATACAAGGTCATTCTACAGGGTTCAAATGAATGACAGGAAAGAGAACTGGGAGGCCTGGGATGAGTAAACATGCCATGTGAATCGAGAAAATATTGCAAATACTTAAACATGGCTTCTGCAAGTCTAAAATCAGTCCAAGAAATGGCcagaaaatgtcttaaaatgtttTACATACAATTTTCTAAAGTCTTAACAAATGAAATGGCTTTAGCATTTAGTTGAAAACTCTTCAAAATATCAATTTGAAGTCTGCTGTTGGTGTGATGGCATTAGTCACATGAGAAGCCAGGAAAACATAGAGCCTCTGTAAAATCCAGCCTCTAGTATGGATATGAGATCTTAAATGGCTTTAATAATTGTATTGTAGTATGGGATATCTATCAAAGGGAACAGATCACATATTTAGGCTCGAAAAACCTACTTTCACTGAGTGTTGCAATCCTGTCATGGATTTACTAATGCAGTGAAACCAAATAACCAACGTACAcatttcatacacacacactgctcaCCTCCTTCAAATGAATTATTCCATATGTTACACTGCGAAATGGACAATTAATACCATCCCTGGACTAGACCCCCCTCCTCAAATGATGAATGTATTAATGACTTATTATTTATGAATTTATGTATAGGAATGTGTTTTTTACATAACTCTTATTGTTGTATGTTGTAGCTGGAAGTGCTTGTACTTACATCTAGATTTACCTTATTGTGTTTtacatatattttatgtatagGATAAATATAAAGGTTATATATAGTtggaaataaaaaagaagaacaaagagAAGAACAGTATGGAAGTGCTTATATAGTACCGTTTCAGATGACTCAAAAAAAACTAAGTTAATAAAATGAAGTTTTCAATTTAAAATGTTGGAACCTGTAGAAACCCTGTATGTTTTGCTTGACTCACACATCAGACTTCTCTCTGTTACACACCTGTTCTCTCTTTAACCTCTCTCTCTTTCGAATCAGTTCCACCAAAAGCCTGGCTCTTTCCAAGTCTTGCCTCAACTTCTGCCAGTATCGTAGTTCCTCTCTAGCAGCACAAAGCCTTTCATCAGGCTCCTTCTGAACAGAAAGGAACAAGCACTGTGAGATATGACATTTAGAAGAGTGAAGTCGTTTTAGCTTTGACACACAGGTCAAAGAAGTTTATACAATCAAGTCCCTGTCACATGTGGCATACATGTTGGGTGATCTGATCAGAAATGGACCACAGGTATGAGATGACCCAAGACTTATTGAGGATGCAATCATAGACCACATTCTGAGGTGGTCTAAGCCGAATATGGTCGCATTCATTTGTCTGCAAATGTGTCCTGCATTGAAGGACCGCCTACTCAGCTGATGTCCTCAGTCTAAGAGGAAGTACAGTATATATTCATTTGACACTCTCAAATCCCTGGCTATGTCCACATctgaaaattccacagtcatttaTTATAAGTGTGTCAAACACCTTGGGTGATTTAGTTTGCCTGGAACACACCAAGGAACGGACCCAGTCTGCATTGTTTCATCTTAAAATTTTCAAGTAGTCAGTGCACAGGAATTCAGTGCTGTCTCCAGCCCTTTAAAATTAATAGCAAATTTGGTCTGTTAATAGCAAATATTTATTCGCATTTTAAGCAAGGAAGTAAGATCGGATCACAAGTTGTCACCTGAGCCACACATAGAAACACAATCTAATGCCAGGTGTGAACTGACACACTTTGAGTTGTCCACTTGTGACCAGGTCACCCAAGACTCATGTTAAAACGAAATGTGATCAAGGCCTCAATCTCCCAAGTTTCTGGCAGGAAACAAAACAGATCTTTTTCACAGTAGACATTTTTCCTTGTTAAAGCAGAAAATGTACAGGTGTAGTAAGTGTAAAAATTGCTGCATCCCTTGTACGTGTATTAGTTTCAGGTCTTGGAATTATGCATGCTCATTCACAGGAAGGGCCTCCTGGGGCAGTTAAATGGAACTGAGCTGTAGTTAATGTTATCAGCAACTTTTTTGTCCCTTTTTATGAGCCTAAACATTCACTGTGAAAAAGATCTATTATAAACTTTGAACAGCCTGTATGAAATAGATTAGTTTACATAGCCTACTTTGGTAtaaatttatcaagaaaaaaaaaaacacaaagtgatGACTTTAATGACTATCTAAATAATGGTAAACATGTTTTgtcaaaattaaatacactttatATGTAACCAACAAAGCATTTTAGGCATTACTAACACATAAGTGTTTGTTTAAAACTAATCTCCATGTCTTTTTACATGCTGTTGTGTTGTGCAGCACTGACAGTTCTCCAAAGATGAACGGTTGTTTGGTATGGAAACCTGCCACCTATCTGAATTAATCACTGCAAAGTGTGATGTCTGAGTTTATGCTTGATTTCCGTGTATGAGAATACAAATGTGGTGTGAAATGTTTAGATTCCAGGCCCCTGGTTGGCTCCCTCTGTGTGTACATACTATACATCATATAAATCCCTCCCCACCTGCTCAGCTGTCTTATGTGCCTGTAGATGGGAGTGAAGTCGTCGAATTAAAGGCATCCCATTTCTGGACTGTCGTTTCAGCAACCAGTAGTTATGCAGCCTCTGCATGAACTGATTCTTCCTCTGTACTTCAACTCCTGTACAAATCTTGTTAAGCCTGTGgagattaaataatgaaaactgtggcAAAACAGGTAGTGGTAATAACACAGAATGATAAAATAGAAATTATTGTAATCTTAATTAGTAGTTACACAGTTTCTTAGCTACAACAGAACTACTACTAATTACTAGTTATGTACTTGGGCCAAATACAAATGGATACTATTCTGTAAAAACTATGAACATTTtctgaaataaatgaatataaaataaagtaCTTTGGCTATAACCTCCTTTCTGTTTAGTCATCACTCAGCCAGGTCCTACCTACAGAACTATCTGAATGGTTACACATCACAAGTATAACCAACATTATCAAAAAAGTGCTTATTTATTTACTAGTCCTATATGTGTTATTTATAATGCCTTCAAGTTCAGTGTGaaaactgacaataaatactGTTGGAATATTAATGAATAGACTTTTTTGAACAGACAACTCATAGGCATTTCAACAAATCATCTGACaccaaaattcaaatttttactGCAGATGTAAGCTTATATCTCCTCCAAATattattaaataataatttttttatacCTGACAAAATATACTGTTGACCCCTGAGAGGCTTTAAATTAAACCATTATGATATGGCAAGGCAAatgttaaagacccacctgtgagAGGGGATCTGAGGCACAAGCAGCACAGGCACAGTAGAGCGACGTGTCGACCCACCAGTCCCTTTGGTAGATTTCTTTTTCTGACCCTTAGTAGCCTTCTTGTTTGGTGGTGTCGGGGGACTTTGAGTGTAAGACCTTTGACCCCGGTTACCCCTTCCCCCAACCAGTCTCCCTTCAACAGACTCATCTCCAGACCCGTCCCGCCGAGACCCAACTGGAGAATGATGCTCACAGAAAGCAGTTTTTTTCACAGAGAAAGTGGTGCCATTAACACCCGTCTCGCGGACAGGGTCAATCTTCATAAAAAGACCAGCCTTCTGAGCGCAGGTCACGTGAAAGGCCCTGTAACAGTTGGCTTTGTGGCACTGAATGGATGCTCCCCTGCCTTTCTGTTTACACAAGTAGCAGGTGAGCTTCCAGCGAGCAGGAGGGATGTTCTTTACCCCTTCAACAGGCTCCAAGAACACTGTGTTGGCAAAGCAGACCTCTGGGATCCATATGGCACAGACAACATGGGCCCAGCGTCCATCACTTGTCTGTTTGAAGGCACCTCCTCGGTTGGGACAGAGCACACAGTCTACAGGACGGGAGGGGGACTGCAGACAGCAGCGGCACAGCCACTGGCCCTCTGGGACATAGGGCACACCGTAACACTCCTGATGCACAGCCAGATTGCAGATGTCACAGAACAGGATGACATtactgttcaaacattcgtcatCCAGGCAGACGCAGCAGAAGGCATCCTCATCAACAGCACTCTGGGACAGAGCCTGGCTGCGGGACTCTAGGATAGATTCCCTCTCCAGGCGATCGATCAGCAGCTCAAATGTGTCTGGAGAAACAGATGCATGGCCGTCAGACACCCTCTTCTGGTTCACCATCTCCAGCCAGGCCAGGTCCTCCTCGTCCATGTCATACTCAGCCACGCTGTCCTGTTCCTCCCCTGACTTTTCAATGTAACGGTAGTACGCTGATGGGAGAGGAGGCACCTCTGAAGGACAAACGGAACCCAGCAAACGGAAGGTGGGTTCAGGAAGAGGGGCTTGGTGCTGCAACGAATTAGCATGTCCTGTGGGCTGTTGGGAGCGTGACCGCTGGTTCTGGTGATTTTTCCCACTCTTCCTGCTTTTACTGTTTGATGGTTTTTTCCAAGTTCTGACTTTGCTCTGGGTTTGTTCACTGTTCTCCTTATTACTGTTGCACTCTGCAATGTCCTGGGCCATCATCTCATCCTCAGTGATAACTGGCAGAGGATCTGTGATGTTAATCCGATGGAGCCTTCCATCTAGGTCCACTTCCACTATTTTCTGGGCCTGTGCATATGTCAGAGTCTCCCTGGAGGGAGAGAGCTGTAGTCTGTAAGGCGAGGGGGGCCGCAGCTGGCTAGATGAGCCCCTACTCCTTCCTCTCCCTCTGCCTCGACCCCTACCCATATTGGATCCACAAACAACTGTTTCACATTCCCACCTCCTCACCTTCCGCATGGGAGTTTACACCAGCTCCCTAAaggaaacaaagggaaaa encodes the following:
- the brpf3a gene encoding bromodomain and PHD finger-containing protein 3 isoform X7 encodes the protein MRKVRRWECETVVCGSNMGRGRGRGRGRSRGSSSQLRPPSPYRLQLSPSRETLTYAQAQKIVEVDLDGRLHRINITDPLPVITEDEMMAQDIAECNSNKENSEQTQSKVRTWKKPSNSKSRKSGKNHQNQRSRSQQPTGHANSLQHQAPLPEPTFRLLGSVCPSEVPPLPSAYYRYIEKSGEEQDSVAEYDMDEEDLAWLEMVNQKRVSDGHASVSPDTFELLIDRLERESILESRSQALSQSAVDEDAFCCVCLDDECLNSNVILFCDICNLAVHQECYGVPYVPEGQWLCRCCLQSPSRPVDCVLCPNRGGAFKQTSDGRWAHVVCAIWIPEVCFANTVFLEPVEGVKNIPPARWKLTCYLCKQKGRGASIQCHKANCYRAFHVTCAQKAGLFMKIDPVRETGVNGTTFSVKKTAFCEHHSPVGSRRDGSGDESVEGRLVGGRGNRGQRSYTQSPPTPPNKKATKGQKKKSTKGTGGSTRRSTVPVLLVPQIPSHRLNKICTGVEVQRKNQFMQRLHNYWLLKRQSRNGMPLIRRLHSHLQAHKTAEQKEPDERLCAAREELRYWQKLRQDLERARLLVELIRKRERLKREQMKIQQAALELKLTPALVLLRSTLDQLQEKDTAKIFSQPVNLSEVGVPDYLEFISQPMDFSTMRSKLEGHAYCSITDLETDFELMISNCLKYNSKDTMFHRTALQLREVGGAVLRHAHRQSQSIGLDPSTGMHLPESPNKHGFYHCTWDDVDTLLDPENRLHLTTEEQLKALLDKLDMVTSMRTSGGRTKRIRLLRREINTLRQKMSQQQQNTQPVNGDDKEDEAKDQEEEEEEEKEEEKEKKKEKKSVEDNGPLTAVSNSGADDSPPVLELTCPVSSPLPGDAPLEPPVLGIVTGGRRSPGRSYKRQRSSRSGSRSHVEDEAEVGETPSSQPDAVHEATPLGTPPSLPLVGVGRRTSVLFKKAKNGARMAKNKSTPQQNGKESEGKTNGLDSTPASPNSPSVTNITTLPPIPNAPPTPPSPSHHLRSRGHSSESESDKLPPPLDEEGLTNGKHTATDTDDDQKLNDSVPPPKRSRGKPALAKVPNSENGDIAGSDC
- the brpf3a gene encoding bromodomain and PHD finger-containing protein 3 isoform X6, with protein sequence MRKVRRWECETVVCGSNMGRGRGRGRGRSRGSSSQLRPPSPYRLQLSPSRETLTYAQAQKIVEVDLDGRLHRINITDPLPVITEDEMMAQDIAECNSNKENSEQTQSKVRTWKKPSNSKSRKSGKNHQNQRSRSQQPTGHANSLQHQAPLPEPTFRLLGSVCPSEVPPLPSAYYRYIEKSGEEQDSVAEYDMDEEDLAWLEMVNQKRVSDGHASVSPDTFELLIDRLERESILESRSQALSQSAVDEDAFCCVCLDDECLNSNVILFCDICNLAVHQECYGVPYVPEGQWLCRCCLQSPSRPVDCVLCPNRGGAFKQTSDGRWAHVVCAIWIPEVCFANTVFLEPVEGVKNIPPARWKLTCYLCKQKGRGASIQCHKANCYRAFHVTCAQKAGLFMKIDPVRETGVNGTTFSVKKTAFCEHHSPVGSRRDGSGDESVEGRLVGGRGNRGQRSYTQSPPTPPNKKATKGQKKKSTKGTGGSTRRSTVPVLLVPQIPSHRLNKICTGVEVQRKNQFMQRLHNYWLLKRQSRNGMPLIRRLHSHLQAHKTAEQKEPDERLCAAREELRYWQKLRQDLERARLLVELIRKRERLKREQMKIQQAALELKLTPALVLLRSTLDQLQEKDTAKIFSQPVNLSEVGVPDYLEFISQPMDFSTMRSKLEGHAYCSITDLETDFELMISNCLKYNSKDTMFHRTALQLREVGGAVLRHAHRQSQSIGLDPSTGMHLPESPNKHGFYHCTWDDVDTLLDPENRLHLTTEEQLKALLDKLDMVTSMRTSGGRTKRIRLLRREINTLRQKMSQQQQNTQPVNGDDKEDEAKDQEEEEEEEKEEEKEKKKEKKSVEDNGPLTAVSNSGADDSPPVLELTCPVSSPLPGDAPLEPPVLGIVTGGRRSPGRSYKRQRSSRSGSRSHVEDEAEVGETPSSQPDAVHEATPLGTPPSLPLVGVGRRTSVLFKKAKNGARMAKNKSTPQQNGKESEGKTNGLDSTPASPNSPSVTNITTLPPIPNAPPTPPSPSHHLRSRGHSSESESDKLPPPLDEEGLTNGKHTATDTDDDQKLNDSVPPPKRSRGKPALAKVPNSENGDIAGSGKSTLLSLDSERELTPLDLVWAKCRGYPSYPAMVRMNMVLQFMVSILYC